A window of Sulfurimonas gotlandica GD1 contains these coding sequences:
- a CDS encoding sigma-54-dependent transcriptional regulator, translated as MKIAIVEDDINMRKSLEIAMSDYEEFEIITFKNAVDALKKLDASFDLIITDINMPKMDGIEFVKELNGKYEVIIMTGNATLTRAIESIQLGVKDFLLKPFDVDTLVAAIRREDQIQKVQKSVPKTKTSTNTNGFLGTSKALEGVINIANKACKTDASILLLGQSGVGKEVFASYIHNNSPRAKKPFIAINMAAIPENLIESELFGFEKGAFTDAGEAKAGQFELANGGTLFLDEIAEMPYGVQAKLLRAIQEKEVRRLGSAKSIKIDIRIVSATNANLGDKIKDGEFREDLYYRLNTIPIRIPPLKDRKDEILQIADAMTEINCKKYGFDLKTFSQDAQEQLLAYNWPGNIRELISVVERAVILSEGQEITAEELFLQNKIN; from the coding sequence GTGAAAATTGCAATAGTTGAAGACGATATCAATATGAGAAAATCTCTTGAAATCGCCATGAGCGATTATGAAGAGTTTGAAATAATCACATTCAAAAATGCAGTAGACGCTCTTAAAAAGCTAGATGCTTCTTTTGACCTTATTATTACAGATATCAATATGCCAAAAATGGACGGTATTGAGTTTGTAAAAGAGTTAAACGGTAAGTATGAAGTTATTATCATGACAGGTAATGCTACTCTTACTCGTGCTATAGAGTCTATTCAACTTGGGGTGAAAGACTTCTTGCTAAAGCCTTTTGATGTTGACACTTTAGTCGCTGCTATTAGAAGAGAAGACCAGATACAAAAAGTGCAAAAGTCTGTTCCAAAGACGAAAACAAGCACAAATACAAATGGATTTTTAGGAACTTCTAAAGCTCTTGAAGGTGTTATAAATATAGCAAACAAAGCGTGCAAAACAGATGCTAGTATTCTTTTACTTGGTCAGAGTGGTGTAGGTAAAGAAGTTTTTGCTTCTTATATTCACAATAACTCTCCAAGAGCTAAAAAGCCATTCATTGCTATCAACATGGCGGCGATTCCTGAGAACCTCATAGAGAGTGAACTATTTGGATTTGAAAAAGGTGCCTTCACAGATGCTGGGGAAGCTAAAGCCGGTCAGTTTGAACTAGCAAACGGCGGGACACTTTTCTTGGATGAAATTGCTGAGATGCCTTATGGTGTTCAAGCGAAACTTCTTCGTGCTATTCAAGAAAAAGAAGTAAGACGTCTTGGCTCAGCAAAAAGCATTAAGATAGATATTCGTATTGTATCTGCGACAAATGCAAACTTAGGTGACAAGATAAAAGATGGAGAGTTTAGAGAGGATTTGTACTATCGTTTAAATACTATACCTATTAGAATCCCTCCTTTAAAAGATAGAAAAGATGAGATTTTACAAATAGCAGATGCTATGACAGAGATAAACTGTAAGAAATACGGTTTTGATTTAAAAACATTTAGCCAAGATGCACAAGAGCAGCTTTTGGCATACAACTGGCCAGGTAATATCAGAGAGCTTATCTCTGTTGTTGAGAGAGCAGTTATCCTTAGTGAAGGCCAAGAGATAACCGCTGAAGAACTTTTTTTACAAAATAAAATAAACTAA
- a CDS encoding LPP20 family lipoprotein: MKYSLLLAAFLSASSLVAQTPSAPQTIGNFDKINSLETQVSGIDTKVSSVETQVSGIDTKVTSVEEKLASIESDMANMKTSKKPVKEAEETLSEGSDVLISVTGQGVAPMDTSSPAQAYALAKRAATADAYRLIAEKVKGVRIDGQDLIKNMMVKRSTVRTSVQAMVRNANVVETTFKEGLCEVEMEIVLSHAQFAH, encoded by the coding sequence ATGAAATATTCTCTACTTTTAGCGGCATTTTTAAGTGCTTCTTCATTAGTAGCTCAGACACCTTCAGCACCTCAAACAATAGGGAATTTTGATAAAATAAATTCTCTTGAGACACAGGTGTCAGGAATCGATACAAAAGTATCTAGTGTAGAGACTCAAGTATCAGGAATCGACACTAAAGTAACTTCAGTTGAAGAAAAATTAGCTTCTATTGAGTCAGATATGGCTAATATGAAAACATCGAAGAAACCTGTCAAAGAAGCTGAAGAAACTTTAAGCGAAGGTTCAGACGTTCTTATTAGTGTTACTGGTCAAGGTGTAGCACCTATGGACACTTCATCTCCTGCTCAAGCTTATGCACTTGCTAAAAGAGCTGCAACGGCAGATGCTTACAGACTTATAGCTGAGAAAGTAAAAGGCGTTCGTATTGACGGTCAAGACTTAATCAAAAATATGATGGTTAAAAGATCAACTGTCCGCACTTCTGTACAAGCAATGGTAAGAAATGCAAACGTAGTTGAGACAACTTTTAAAGAGGGTCTATGCGAAGTAGAGATGGAAATAGTTCTATCACACGCGCAATTTGCTCACTAA
- the gyrA gene encoding DNA gyrase subunit A translates to MGDLLNNDEIQTINIEETLQNSYLDYSMSVIVGRALPDVRDGLKPVHRRILYAMDKLNLSHGAKFKKSARIVGDVIGQYHPHGDTAVYDALVRMAQDFSMRMQLVDGQGNFGSVDGDSAAAMRYTEARMTKYAGELLKDLEKNTVNMIDNYDGTTKEPDVMPTRVPNLLINGSSGIAVGMATNIPPHNPREILTGLKALLANPDISLVELMEFIKAPDFPTGGIIFGKKGIMDAYETGRGRIKVRAKTHIEQKSKKEVIVIDELPYQVNKARLIENIANLVKDKMIEGVSEVRDESDRDGMRVVIELKRDAMSEIVLNNLFKQTSMQTTFGIIMLSILNQEPRIFGIITILKHFINHRKTIIIRRTIFDLEKAKARAHILEGLKKAISIIEDVIRVIRASKNEELAKENLVSEFDFSDIQAASIVAMRLGRLTGLEIEKIENELLELMTLIEYLESILRSEEVLHSIIAEEFDEVLDTYGSNERRTEIEDDYDDIDIEDLIPNEPMVVTITHRGYIKRVPLTLYEKQKRGGKGKTAVTTYEDDFIERFFTCNTHDTLLFVTDRGQLHWLKVYKIPEGSRIAKGKAVVNLLNLMADERIRSIIPTTDFSEDKGLVFFTQKGVVKRTNLSEFSNIRSNGVRAIVLDEDDALITAKIADQSIKYLFIMTKLAQCIKFDIEKTREQGRSTRGVRGIKFKHPEDEVIDANIIANDEQEILIVAEKGIGKRTDAGEYRLTNRGGSGVIAMKMTSKTGKYVVGCLMVDESMDMMALTKAGKMIRVDMQTISKSSRNTSGVYIVKGDDVANVSRCPKQPIDDDEDDELIPPTILEVE, encoded by the coding sequence ATGGGCGATTTGCTAAACAACGACGAAATACAAACTATAAATATAGAAGAGACACTTCAAAACAGTTACCTTGATTACTCAATGAGTGTAATCGTAGGTCGTGCCTTACCAGATGTTCGTGATGGACTAAAGCCGGTTCACAGAAGAATATTATACGCAATGGATAAACTAAACCTTTCTCATGGAGCAAAGTTTAAGAAGTCTGCTCGTATTGTTGGTGATGTTATTGGTCAGTATCACCCACACGGTGATACTGCTGTTTATGATGCACTTGTTCGTATGGCTCAAGATTTTTCTATGCGTATGCAACTTGTTGACGGTCAAGGAAACTTTGGTTCTGTTGATGGTGACTCTGCTGCGGCAATGAGATATACAGAAGCTCGTATGACTAAGTATGCAGGTGAACTGCTAAAAGATTTAGAAAAAAATACAGTAAATATGATTGACAACTACGACGGCACAACTAAAGAGCCGGACGTAATGCCTACTCGTGTTCCAAACCTTCTTATTAATGGCTCTTCAGGAATTGCGGTTGGTATGGCTACAAATATTCCTCCGCATAACCCTAGAGAGATTTTAACTGGACTAAAAGCACTTCTAGCAAATCCAGATATCTCTTTAGTAGAACTAATGGAATTCATAAAAGCACCTGACTTCCCAACTGGTGGTATCATTTTTGGTAAAAAAGGGATTATGGATGCTTATGAGACTGGTCGTGGTCGTATTAAGGTTCGTGCCAAAACTCATATTGAACAAAAATCTAAAAAAGAAGTTATCGTTATTGATGAACTTCCTTACCAAGTAAACAAAGCTCGTCTTATTGAAAATATTGCTAACCTAGTTAAAGACAAGATGATTGAAGGTGTTTCTGAAGTTCGTGATGAATCAGACCGTGATGGTATGAGAGTTGTAATAGAGCTAAAAAGAGATGCTATGAGCGAAATCGTTCTAAACAATCTTTTCAAGCAAACAAGTATGCAAACTACATTTGGTATTATCATGCTATCTATATTAAACCAAGAACCAAGAATTTTTGGAATCATAACAATATTAAAGCACTTCATAAATCACCGTAAAACAATTATTATTCGTCGTACTATTTTTGATCTTGAAAAAGCAAAAGCACGTGCGCATATCTTAGAAGGTTTAAAGAAAGCTATCTCTATTATCGAAGATGTAATTAGAGTAATTAGAGCTTCAAAGAATGAGGAACTTGCAAAAGAAAACTTAGTAAGTGAATTTGATTTTTCAGATATTCAAGCAGCAAGCATTGTTGCGATGAGACTAGGTAGATTAACAGGTTTAGAAATTGAGAAAATTGAGAACGAATTACTTGAATTAATGACACTTATCGAGTACTTAGAATCAATCCTAAGAAGTGAAGAAGTTTTACACTCTATCATTGCTGAAGAGTTTGATGAAGTACTTGATACTTATGGTTCAAATGAGAGAAGAACAGAGATAGAAGATGACTATGATGACATCGATATCGAAGATTTAATACCTAATGAGCCAATGGTTGTTACTATTACACATAGAGGTTACATAAAAAGAGTTCCATTAACTTTATATGAAAAGCAAAAACGTGGTGGTAAAGGCAAAACTGCCGTTACTACTTACGAAGATGACTTCATTGAAAGATTCTTTACATGTAATACTCACGATACGCTTCTATTTGTAACTGACCGTGGTCAACTGCACTGGTTAAAAGTTTACAAAATTCCTGAAGGAAGCAGAATTGCTAAAGGTAAGGCTGTTGTTAACCTTCTAAACCTTATGGCTGATGAGAGAATACGTTCAATCATTCCAACTACTGACTTTAGTGAAGATAAAGGTTTAGTATTCTTTACACAAAAAGGTGTTGTAAAACGTACTAATCTAAGTGAATTCTCAAACATTAGAAGTAATGGCGTAAGAGCGATTGTACTTGATGAGGATGATGCACTAATTACTGCAAAAATTGCTGATCAATCTATTAAATACTTATTCATTATGACTAAATTAGCACAGTGTATTAAATTTGATATTGAAAAAACTCGTGAGCAAGGTCGTAGCACTCGTGGTGTTAGAGGTATCAAATTTAAGCATCCTGAAGATGAAGTAATTGACGCTAACATCATTGCAAATGATGAGCAAGAAATTCTTATAGTTGCAGAAAAAGGTATCGGAAAACGTACAGATGCAGGTGAATACCGCTTAACTAATCGTGGTGGTTCTGGTGTTATCGCAATGAAGATGACTTCTAAAACTGGTAAATATGTTGTTGGTTGTCTAATGGTAGATGAATCTATGGATATGATGGCTCTTACAAAAGCTGGTAAAATGATTAGAGTAGATATGCAGACTATCTCAAAATCAAGTAGAAATACTTCTGGTGTTTATATTGTAAAAGGTGATGATGTTGCAAATGTATCTCGCTGTCCTAAACAACCCATAGATGATGATGAAGATGATGAGCTGATTCCACCTACAATACTAGAAGTGGAATAG
- a CDS encoding ammonium transporter encodes MKRFYLALLALPTLVFAEDTLSSGDTAWMLVATAFVMLMTPAGLALFYGGLTRSKNVLNTIGMSLGAYAVGTLVWVIVGYSIAFGDGDIIGTGKVMLSGITSSSLTGTIPELLFVAFQGTFAAIAVAIASGSMIERVKFSTFMIFAALWIVAVYAPVTHWAWGGGTTLNFGEMDFAGGTVVHLNAGVAGFVVAMILGRRKDYGKAAIKPFSPVLVVLGAALLWFGWFGFNAGSEVAADGTAASAFLVTNVAASLGVIGWIAVEWLVYKKATLVGGASGAVAGLVAITPASGSAGVEGAIIIGLIGGALGFYGVAKLKTMFKVDDSLDAFWIHGLVGIWGSVATAIFIADYAMPENYNMGSQLVSQFSAIGLTIVYSAIVTAIVFFIASAITGGGRVDEETESRGLDETVHGEKAINL; translated from the coding sequence ATGAAGAGATTCTATCTTGCTCTATTAGCGTTACCGACATTGGTATTCGCAGAAGATACATTAAGCAGTGGTGATACTGCCTGGATGTTAGTTGCTACGGCTTTTGTAATGTTAATGACACCTGCAGGACTTGCGCTGTTTTACGGTGGACTAACACGAAGTAAAAATGTACTTAATACTATAGGTATGAGTTTAGGTGCTTACGCAGTAGGTACTTTAGTATGGGTTATAGTTGGCTACTCAATCGCGTTTGGTGATGGAGATATTATAGGTACTGGTAAGGTTATGTTATCTGGAATTACATCAAGTTCATTAACTGGTACTATCCCAGAACTTCTGTTTGTTGCATTTCAAGGAACTTTCGCTGCAATAGCTGTAGCAATTGCTAGTGGTTCTATGATAGAGAGAGTTAAATTTTCTACATTTATGATATTTGCAGCTTTATGGATTGTTGCTGTTTATGCACCTGTAACACACTGGGCATGGGGAGGTGGTACGACACTTAACTTTGGTGAGATGGACTTTGCCGGTGGTACAGTTGTTCACTTAAATGCTGGTGTTGCCGGTTTTGTTGTTGCAATGATTCTTGGACGTAGAAAAGATTACGGTAAAGCTGCAATCAAACCTTTTTCTCCTGTATTAGTAGTACTTGGTGCTGCTCTTCTATGGTTCGGTTGGTTCGGTTTCAATGCTGGTTCTGAAGTTGCTGCTGATGGTACTGCTGCATCTGCGTTTCTTGTAACAAATGTTGCTGCATCTCTTGGTGTTATCGGTTGGATAGCTGTTGAGTGGTTAGTATACAAAAAAGCTACTTTAGTTGGTGGTGCTTCTGGTGCTGTTGCAGGTCTTGTTGCTATTACTCCTGCGTCTGGTTCTGCTGGTGTTGAAGGTGCAATTATTATCGGTCTGATTGGTGGTGCTTTAGGTTTTTATGGTGTTGCTAAACTTAAAACAATGTTCAAAGTTGATGACTCTTTAGACGCATTTTGGATTCACGGACTTGTTGGTATATGGGGTTCAGTTGCAACTGCTATATTTATAGCTGACTATGCTATGCCTGAAAACTACAACATGGGTTCTCAGTTAGTATCTCAGTTTAGTGCAATTGGTCTTACAATTGTATATAGTGCTATTGTTACTGCGATTGTATTCTTTATTGCTTCTGCGATTACTGGTGGTGGCAGAGTTGATGAAGAGACTGAAAGCCGTGGTCTTGATGAAACAGTACATGGTGAAAAGGCTATAAACCTATAA
- a CDS encoding P-II family nitrogen regulator, with protein sequence MKRVEAVIKPFKLEDVKDALAEIGITGMTVSEVKGYGRQKGHSELYRGAEYVVDFLPKIKMEMVVTDEMVEQVTSTIVEAARTGKIGDGKIFVSDIEQIIRIRTGETDNEAV encoded by the coding sequence ATGAAAAGAGTAGAAGCGGTTATTAAACCATTCAAATTAGAAGATGTTAAAGATGCACTTGCAGAAATCGGGATTACTGGTATGACTGTTAGTGAAGTTAAAGGTTATGGTCGTCAAAAAGGTCATAGTGAACTTTACCGTGGTGCTGAATATGTTGTAGACTTTTTACCAAAGATTAAAATGGAAATGGTAGTAACTGATGAAATGGTTGAACAGGTAACTAGTACTATAGTTGAAGCAGCAAGAACTGGAAAAATTGGTGATGGTAAGATTTTTGTTAGTGATATAGAACAAATTATTCGTATACGTACAGGTGAAACTGATAACGAAGCGGTTTAG